TAATATAAGGAACGAAATAGAGAAGGATTATAGAGAAGTTGAAGAACTAACAAGAGAGGCTTTCTGGAATTTATATGTTCCTGGAGCTAATGAACATTTTATAGTACATAATTTGAGAGAAAGCAAAAGTTTTATAAAAGAATTAGATTTTGTCGCTATTCATGAAGATAAAATAGTAGGTAATATAATTTATACACTTTCTTATATTGAGGATGAGTCTAATAAAAAGCATGAAGTAATAACATTTGGCCCTGT
The Sebaldella sp. S0638 DNA segment above includes these coding regions:
- a CDS encoding GNAT family N-acetyltransferase; translation: MDINIRNEIEKDYREVEELTREAFWNLYVPGANEHFIVHNLRESKSFIKELDFVAIHEDKIVGNIIYTLSYIEDESNKKHEVITFGPVSILPEFQNRGIGRKLIEHSINKAKDLSYKAIIIYGYPDYYSKYGGSVQESL